A single genomic interval of Spirosoma linguale DSM 74 harbors:
- a CDS encoding glycosyl transferase group 1 (PFAM: glycosyl transferase group 1~KEGG: mmw:Mmwyl1_0810 glycosyl transferase group 1) gives MTILLLTFYFEPDTGPGAFRTTALVRELARQLPAESAVHVITTHPNRYASYKPPAADREEWTDGNCPVTIHRVQLPVHNNSQLGQIRSFMVYYQAVQWFTRRKKYDLIVASSSRLFTAFLAARVARKHRLPLSLDIRDLFREAMLETFRGSLAAVLLNLLLQAVERYTFRTAMHINLVSEGFRPYFNAYPNAAYSYFTNGIDTVFLTELATKPGPIPQPRLILYVGNIGEGQGLHKVIPQAARKLGADYRFLIIGNGGARHKLEAAIRREGVDTVELRDTVNREALLEPFRRADYLFLHLNDLDAYKRVLPSKLFEYGATDKPIIAGVAGYAASFIREQLTNYIVFEPGNVDELVRQLHETPYFTQTRAEFRTKFQRSAISRDMAAEILKTAEQPDRHPA, from the coding sequence ATGACTATTTTGTTGCTAACCTTCTATTTCGAGCCCGATACCGGTCCGGGGGCCTTCCGGACAACGGCGCTGGTCCGTGAACTGGCTCGCCAACTCCCTGCCGAAAGTGCCGTTCACGTCATCACAACACACCCTAACCGGTATGCCTCCTACAAGCCACCCGCTGCCGACCGGGAAGAGTGGACGGACGGTAACTGCCCGGTAACCATCCATCGCGTTCAGCTACCCGTTCACAACAATAGTCAGTTGGGACAGATACGCTCGTTCATGGTCTATTATCAGGCTGTGCAGTGGTTCACGCGCCGGAAAAAATACGATCTCATTGTGGCATCATCGTCCCGTCTCTTTACGGCCTTTCTGGCGGCACGGGTAGCGCGTAAACATCGGTTACCTCTGTCCCTGGACATCCGCGATCTGTTCCGTGAAGCCATGCTGGAGACGTTCAGAGGATCGTTGGCCGCTGTACTGTTGAACCTGTTGCTGCAAGCGGTTGAGCGGTACACGTTCAGGACGGCCATGCATATAAACCTTGTTTCTGAAGGGTTTCGTCCTTATTTCAACGCTTACCCCAACGCAGCCTACAGTTATTTTACAAATGGAATCGATACCGTTTTCCTGACGGAACTGGCTACTAAGCCGGGGCCGATACCCCAACCCCGGTTGATACTCTATGTGGGTAATATTGGCGAAGGGCAGGGGCTTCATAAAGTTATCCCGCAGGCAGCCCGTAAGCTGGGTGCGGATTATCGCTTTCTGATCATTGGCAATGGCGGAGCCCGGCACAAGCTGGAAGCCGCTATTCGTCGGGAAGGAGTCGATACGGTCGAGCTACGCGACACCGTTAATCGGGAGGCTTTACTGGAGCCTTTTCGCCGGGCCGATTACCTGTTCCTGCACCTTAATGACCTGGACGCTTACAAACGGGTGCTGCCCTCGAAACTTTTTGAATATGGTGCCACCGATAAGCCGATTATTGCGGGCGTTGCCGGGTATGCGGCCTCGTTCATCCGCGAACAGCTGACAAATTATATTGTGTTCGAGCCCGGCAATGTGGATGAACTGGTTCGACAACTACACGAAACACCCTATTTTACCCAAACCAGAGCGGAGTTCAGAACAAAGTTTCAGCGCAGCGCCATCAGCCGTGACATGGCAGCCGAAATTCTGAAAACTGCGGAACAGCCAGATCGACATCCGGCTTAA
- a CDS encoding Heparinase II/III family protein (PFAM: Heparinase II/III family protein~KEGG: dal:Dalk_1335 heparinase II/III family protein) yields MNKPGLVWRTVRHLTMRQMVFQLLSRIRTRPRLRFSKITPATYFLTVPEAAKPVTYRAGVFTLLNRTYAPETGAIDWNGRHPETAGYGKLWTYHLNYFDFLNQPGLLPKTGLALIHDFIYQSGSLRDGLEPYPTSLRVMNWIQFLSRHQLQDKTISRHLVAQMELVSRRVEYHIGGNHLLENGFSLLLGALYYRNKRWFAKGSVLVQAELRTQILADGGHYERSPMYHQVLLDQLLTVLLALQADDWHRGQNATFADFLARKAHQMSSWLDSITFRNGDVPMVSDSAFGIAPATNQLRKKAAGLWPVTHNCGIEMGNSGKQKSTDTGYRMFRQDRYELCVDVGSVGPSEQPGHAHADTFSFVLYADGVPLIVDSATSTYELGPRRAWERSTAAHNTVEVNGINSSEVWASFRVGRRARVIILYDAPDRLTARHDGYRHLGLIHERAWSMEPTGITISDQLLSLHKSPSHVPTGVARFHVHPAATVQITGQIVRVDGWMLAFVSEAERLISLESYAMAEGFNQLQPGYCIRVDFRGNLKTALTLVQ; encoded by the coding sequence ATGAATAAACCGGGCTTGGTCTGGCGAACGGTACGTCACCTGACGATGCGGCAGATGGTTTTCCAACTGCTGAGCCGTATCCGTACCCGCCCGCGGCTGCGTTTTTCGAAAATTACTCCCGCAACTTATTTCCTGACCGTGCCCGAGGCTGCCAAACCGGTAACCTACAGGGCCGGGGTGTTCACACTGTTGAACCGTACGTATGCGCCGGAAACCGGCGCCATCGACTGGAACGGGCGGCATCCGGAAACCGCCGGTTACGGCAAACTCTGGACGTACCATCTCAACTATTTCGATTTTCTGAATCAGCCAGGCTTATTGCCGAAAACTGGTCTTGCGCTGATCCATGACTTTATCTACCAGTCCGGCTCATTGCGGGACGGACTGGAGCCGTATCCTACCTCGCTGCGGGTTATGAACTGGATTCAGTTCCTGAGCCGTCATCAGCTTCAGGATAAGACCATCAGTCGGCATCTGGTGGCTCAGATGGAGCTGGTGAGTCGTCGGGTGGAGTACCACATTGGCGGAAATCATCTGCTCGAAAATGGGTTTTCGTTACTTCTGGGTGCTTTGTATTACCGGAACAAGCGGTGGTTCGCGAAAGGGTCGGTGCTTGTTCAGGCTGAATTACGGACGCAGATTCTGGCCGATGGCGGGCATTACGAGCGCAGCCCTATGTACCATCAAGTACTGCTCGATCAGTTATTGACCGTTCTACTGGCGTTACAGGCTGACGACTGGCATCGTGGCCAGAACGCAACCTTCGCTGACTTTCTGGCCAGAAAAGCCCATCAAATGAGTAGCTGGCTTGACAGTATCACGTTCCGTAATGGCGACGTTCCGATGGTCAGTGATTCGGCGTTCGGGATTGCTCCTGCAACGAACCAGCTACGGAAGAAAGCGGCCGGTCTTTGGCCCGTGACGCACAACTGCGGGATAGAAATGGGGAATTCCGGGAAACAAAAATCGACGGATACCGGCTATCGGATGTTTCGACAGGATCGCTACGAGCTTTGCGTGGACGTTGGCTCCGTTGGCCCATCTGAGCAGCCCGGTCATGCCCACGCCGACACCTTCTCCTTTGTCCTGTATGCTGATGGTGTGCCGCTGATCGTGGATAGTGCCACGTCGACGTATGAGCTGGGGCCACGGCGGGCCTGGGAGCGGAGTACGGCGGCTCATAATACCGTTGAGGTAAACGGGATTAATTCATCCGAAGTCTGGGCGAGCTTTCGGGTAGGCCGACGGGCTCGGGTAATAATTCTGTATGATGCCCCTGATCGTCTCACCGCCCGGCATGATGGGTATCGGCACCTCGGGCTGATTCACGAACGGGCCTGGTCGATGGAGCCGACCGGTATTACGATTAGCGATCAACTGTTGAGCCTTCATAAAAGCCCCAGCCACGTGCCCACCGGGGTGGCCCGGTTTCATGTTCATCCGGCGGCTACCGTGCAGATTACGGGTCAAATCGTGCGTGTAGACGGCTGGATGCTGGCGTTTGTATCCGAGGCTGAACGACTTATATCGCTGGAAAGCTACGCGATGGCAGAGGGATTTAATCAGTTGCAGCCTGGCTACTGCATCCGGGTCGACTTTCGCGGGAATCTGAAAACTGCCCTTACCCTTGTCCAATGA
- a CDS encoding hypothetical protein (KEGG: dal:Dalk_1888 ribosomal protein L17): protein MEPLKQIANVAGYSGLYRILKPGRAGVIVESLDEKKAKTMMGPTARVSVLSDISIYVDDDSEEQSIALGQVLLAINEKYGDTLTVDPKGSNNELAEFMASVVPTYDRERVRTTDIKKLITWYGILRQFAPEVFEVAADAPADETAAEEAPVAEEAPVTNDATEEEAPVAQEKKASKSQKA, encoded by the coding sequence ATGGAACCATTAAAACAGATTGCCAATGTGGCTGGCTACAGCGGCCTTTACCGAATCCTGAAACCCGGACGGGCCGGTGTAATTGTTGAGTCATTAGACGAAAAGAAGGCGAAAACCATGATGGGGCCAACGGCTCGGGTATCAGTGTTGAGCGATATTTCGATTTATGTTGATGACGATAGTGAAGAACAATCCATTGCGCTGGGTCAGGTTTTGCTGGCAATCAATGAAAAATACGGCGATACGCTGACGGTCGATCCGAAGGGCTCGAACAACGAATTAGCGGAATTTATGGCGTCTGTTGTGCCCACCTATGACCGTGAGCGCGTTCGGACAACGGATATCAAGAAACTGATTACCTGGTACGGCATTCTGCGGCAGTTTGCTCCGGAGGTTTTCGAGGTGGCTGCTGATGCGCCTGCTGACGAAACGGCCGCTGAGGAGGCTCCGGTGGCTGAAGAAGCGCCAGTAACGAACGACGCGACTGAAGAAGAAGCACCGGTTGCCCAGGAAAAGAAAGCGTCTAAATCGCAAAAAGCCTAA
- a CDS encoding ribosome biogenesis GTP-binding protein YsxC (TIGRFAM: ribosome biogenesis GTP-binding protein YsxC~PFAM: GTP-binding protein HSR1-related~KEGG: hypothetical protein ; K03978 GTP-binding protein): protein MPVKQAEFFVSNSDPAKCPKPDRPEYAFIGRSNVGKSSLINMLTSRSSLAKISGKPGKTQLINHFIIDNEWYLVDLPGYGYAQVSKTEREKFAALIDGYLTSRPNLLCIFVLVDSRIAPQKLDLDFMANLGERGLPFVIVFTKTEKLGPTKLQATLETYRDRLLEDWEEAPQFFVTSAVTAVGREDILSFIRPLNEGYKKK, encoded by the coding sequence ATGCCTGTTAAGCAAGCCGAATTCTTTGTCAGCAACTCCGATCCAGCCAAGTGCCCCAAGCCCGATCGGCCCGAGTATGCGTTTATTGGTCGCTCAAACGTCGGTAAATCATCGCTGATCAACATGCTGACCAGCCGCTCGTCGTTGGCCAAAATATCGGGCAAACCCGGTAAGACGCAGTTAATCAACCATTTTATTATTGATAACGAGTGGTATCTGGTCGACTTGCCCGGTTATGGGTATGCGCAGGTCAGCAAAACCGAGCGCGAGAAGTTTGCGGCCCTTATTGATGGGTACCTCACGAGTCGGCCCAACCTGCTGTGCATTTTCGTACTGGTCGATTCGCGCATTGCTCCTCAGAAACTGGACCTTGATTTTATGGCTAATTTGGGCGAAAGGGGCTTACCGTTCGTCATCGTCTTCACAAAAACGGAAAAACTGGGTCCGACCAAGCTTCAGGCCACTCTCGAAACGTATCGGGATCGACTACTTGAAGACTGGGAAGAAGCTCCTCAGTTTTTTGTGACCTCGGCGGTTACGGCGGTTGGTCGGGAAGATATTCTTTCCTTTATCCGCCCGCTGAACGAAGGTTATAAAAAGAAGTAA
- a CDS encoding Thioredoxin domain protein (PFAM: Thioredoxin domain~KEGG: AGAP012940-PA), whose translation MKKVIWLLAILLVGIHSVPTSAALNPSEPRPAKVGKRAPADDTEGIQFTEASWKDILKKAKAEKKVIFLDAYASWCGPCKLLQKNVFTKKAVGEFYNGKFINVKMDMEKGEGPALSQVYPLEAYPTLLFIDGNGKVLKKVLGLQTPENLIAIGKSVK comes from the coding sequence ATGAAAAAAGTAATTTGGCTACTGGCAATCCTGCTGGTGGGAATCCATTCTGTACCAACCAGCGCTGCTCTAAACCCATCCGAACCCCGTCCTGCTAAAGTCGGCAAACGTGCCCCGGCTGACGACACCGAAGGTATTCAGTTTACGGAGGCTTCCTGGAAAGACATTCTGAAGAAGGCAAAAGCGGAGAAAAAAGTGATTTTTCTGGATGCTTACGCCAGCTGGTGCGGTCCCTGCAAACTGTTGCAGAAAAACGTATTTACAAAAAAGGCCGTTGGTGAGTTCTACAACGGCAAATTCATTAACGTGAAAATGGATATGGAAAAAGGTGAAGGACCGGCCCTCTCGCAGGTGTATCCGCTGGAAGCCTATCCAACCCTGCTGTTCATTGACGGCAATGGCAAAGTCCTGAAAAAAGTACTTGGACTTCAAACACCCGAAAACCTCATCGCCATCGGCAAGAGCGTAAAGTAA
- a CDS encoding UDP-N-acetylmuramyl pentapeptide phosphotransferase/UDP-N- acetylglucosamine-1-phosphate transferase-like protein (KEGG: dat:HRM2_29770 WecA), protein MSLTGYFLLTIALVLIEWLYVRLARRYAFFEKLNERSMHQHPTTVRAGGFIFYLAALAAVWQHDTLFYFCLGLTSLALVCFGDDWVDLPKRYRLAVQLLAVGLMLGQQGLLASHWYIAVALLVVGVGLLNAYNFMDGVNGMTAFCGLVAVGTLWFVEGQLLGATNALFPCVLIALLVFSYVNARPQAICFAGDVGSVSMGFIVLYGIVDCVSRSHSWLPVLFIAVYGMDSGLTILYRLYLGQNIVQPHRMHLYQVLVSSRRWSHLHVSALYACVQLFINGLIIVMLTKPPMTQLLMFCVVVGCLSAGYVLARIQLGNGTKKRVGFEKPTRL, encoded by the coding sequence ATGAGCCTTACCGGGTATTTCTTGCTGACGATAGCACTGGTTCTAATCGAGTGGCTTTATGTGCGGCTGGCCCGTCGGTATGCGTTTTTCGAGAAGCTCAATGAGCGCAGTATGCACCAGCACCCAACGACAGTCCGCGCCGGTGGATTTATCTTTTATTTGGCTGCGCTGGCTGCTGTCTGGCAACATGATACTCTTTTTTATTTCTGCCTTGGGTTGACAAGTTTAGCACTCGTATGCTTTGGGGACGATTGGGTCGACCTGCCCAAACGCTATCGACTCGCTGTGCAATTACTGGCAGTAGGGTTGATGCTTGGTCAACAGGGCCTGCTGGCCAGTCACTGGTATATCGCCGTTGCGTTACTGGTTGTGGGCGTTGGGCTGTTGAACGCGTATAATTTCATGGATGGCGTCAATGGTATGACCGCCTTTTGCGGCCTTGTTGCCGTTGGTACGCTCTGGTTCGTAGAAGGGCAGCTCCTGGGTGCAACGAATGCCCTATTCCCCTGCGTGCTGATCGCCCTGCTTGTGTTCAGTTATGTAAATGCCCGACCGCAGGCCATTTGCTTCGCGGGCGATGTCGGGAGTGTTTCAATGGGATTTATTGTGCTGTACGGCATCGTCGACTGCGTTAGCCGCAGTCATTCCTGGCTGCCCGTGCTGTTCATTGCTGTATACGGGATGGATAGTGGGCTGACAATTCTTTACCGCCTTTATCTTGGGCAGAATATTGTTCAACCGCACCGGATGCATCTGTATCAGGTACTGGTCAGTTCCCGGCGGTGGTCGCATCTGCACGTCTCGGCTTTGTACGCGTGCGTTCAGCTTTTTATTAACGGGCTTATCATTGTCATGCTCACAAAGCCGCCGATGACGCAACTGCTCATGTTTTGCGTAGTTGTGGGTTGTCTAAGTGCAGGATATGTTCTAGCCCGGATTCAGCTTGGCAACGGCACAAAAAAGCGGGTTGGCTTCGAAAAACCAACCCGCTTGTAG
- a CDS encoding pyruvate kinase (KEGG: gbm:Gbem_1182 pyruvate kinase~TIGRFAM: pyruvate kinase~PFAM: Pyruvate kinase barrel; Pyruvate kinase alpha/beta), producing the protein MADFAQFSRPMSKKTKIVATIGPASETKEQLLALAKAGVNVFRLNFSHGTHEDHLMRLTRIRELNAEYNLHLCILQDLQGPKIRIGNVESKDGVTIVAGQELVFTNDDIIGTAERVSTPYKNMYRDVHPGERILMDDGKLEVRVLRKEGTDVVTEVVYGGSMKSKKGVNLPNTKVSMPAVTEKDWADLEFGLENDAEWIALSFVREASEIIEIKEYIKSKGKKSRVIAKIEKPEAIQNIDEIIAATDGLMVARGDLGVELPAEEVPMIQKMLVEKCNRAAKPVIVATQMLESMIDAPRPTRAEINDIANSVMDGADAVMLSAETASGKYPVLAVESMANTIRQVEQSTDKIYYRYHAQVNEQPSENVINDNVVMSACRLARDTKAKAIIGITNSGYTAVRLSHHRPKADLFVFSNDAQLRNTLGLYWGVQVIPYEPDLNLTIDQTVEGIKQTLVGQGQLNSGDIFINTLSMPLTQARRTNTVKLSTVD; encoded by the coding sequence ATGGCCGATTTTGCCCAATTTTCCCGTCCCATGTCAAAGAAAACCAAGATTGTGGCCACTATTGGTCCGGCTTCCGAAACGAAAGAACAGTTGCTGGCACTAGCCAAAGCAGGTGTAAACGTTTTCCGACTCAATTTCTCCCACGGCACCCACGAAGATCACCTGATGCGGCTGACCCGCATCCGCGAGCTGAATGCAGAATACAACCTCCACCTGTGCATATTACAGGATTTACAGGGGCCAAAAATCCGCATTGGTAATGTTGAAAGTAAAGACGGTGTCACGATCGTTGCCGGTCAGGAACTCGTCTTCACCAACGACGATATCATTGGTACCGCCGAACGTGTTAGTACACCGTACAAAAACATGTACCGCGATGTGCACCCCGGCGAACGGATTTTGATGGACGATGGCAAATTAGAGGTCCGTGTTCTTCGGAAAGAAGGTACCGATGTTGTTACGGAAGTCGTTTACGGTGGCTCTATGAAGTCCAAAAAAGGCGTAAACCTGCCTAACACAAAAGTATCGATGCCCGCCGTTACCGAAAAAGACTGGGCCGATCTGGAGTTTGGTCTCGAAAACGACGCCGAATGGATTGCGCTTTCGTTTGTTCGGGAAGCGTCCGAAATCATCGAAATCAAAGAATACATCAAGTCAAAGGGCAAGAAAAGCCGCGTTATCGCGAAAATTGAAAAGCCCGAGGCTATTCAGAATATCGACGAAATCATTGCTGCTACGGACGGGCTCATGGTAGCCCGCGGTGACCTCGGCGTTGAGTTACCTGCCGAAGAGGTACCGATGATTCAGAAGATGCTCGTTGAGAAGTGCAACCGGGCCGCCAAGCCGGTTATTGTGGCTACGCAGATGCTGGAAAGCATGATCGACGCCCCTCGTCCTACGCGCGCTGAAATCAATGACATTGCCAACTCGGTAATGGATGGCGCAGATGCTGTTATGCTGAGTGCTGAAACGGCGTCGGGTAAATACCCGGTTCTGGCGGTTGAGAGCATGGCCAACACCATTCGGCAGGTTGAGCAATCGACAGATAAAATTTACTATCGCTACCACGCCCAGGTGAATGAGCAGCCGAGCGAGAACGTCATCAACGACAATGTGGTGATGAGTGCCTGCCGACTGGCACGTGATACGAAAGCAAAGGCAATTATTGGCATTACCAACTCCGGCTACACAGCGGTACGGCTGTCGCACCACCGCCCCAAAGCCGATCTGTTTGTGTTCTCCAATGACGCTCAACTGCGGAACACACTGGGCCTTTACTGGGGTGTTCAGGTAATTCCTTACGAGCCAGACTTAAACTTAACCATCGACCAGACGGTAGAAGGTATCAAACAAACACTCGTTGGACAGGGTCAACTGAATTCGGGCGATATTTTCATTAATACGCTTAGTATGCCCCTCACTCAGGCCCGCCGGACAAATACGGTGAAATTGAGTACGGTAGATTAG